A single region of the Gorilla gorilla gorilla isolate KB3781 chromosome 1, NHGRI_mGorGor1-v2.1_pri, whole genome shotgun sequence genome encodes:
- the CTXND2 gene encoding cortexin domain containing 2 translates to MEDSSLSSGVDVDKGFAIAFVVLLFLFLIVMIFRCAKLVKNPYKASSTTTEPSLS, encoded by the coding sequence ATGGAAGATTCAAGCCTGTCCAGTGGTGTTGATGTGGACAAAGGCTTTGCCATTGCCTTTGTTGTTCTTCTGTTTCTGTTCCTAATAGTGATGATTTTTCGGTGTGCCAAGCTGGTGAAGAATCCCTACAAGGCCAGCTCCACAACCACAGAACCATCTCTGAGCTGA
- the LOC109025909 gene encoding cytochrome c, which yields MGDVEKGKKIFVQKCARCHTVEKGGKHKTGPNLHGLFRQKTGQAVGFSYTDANENKGIIWGEDTLMEYLENPKKYIPGTKMIFAGIKKKAEKADLTAYLKKATNE from the coding sequence atgggtgATGTTGAGAAAGGCAAGAAGATTTTTGTTCAGAAGTGTGCCCGGTGTCACACCGTGGAAAAGGGAGGCAAGCACAAGACTGGGCCTAATCTCCATGGTCTCTTCAGGCAGAAGACAGGTCAGGCTGTTGGATTCTCTTACACAGAtgccaatgagaacaaaggcatCATCTGGGGAGAGGATACGCTGATGGAGTATTTGGAAAATCCCAAGAAGTACATCCCTGGAACAAAAATGATCTTTGCCGGCattaaaaagaaggcagaaaaggccGACTTGACAGCTTATCTCAAAAAAGCTACTAATGAGTAA